A window of Synechococcus sp. WH 8109 genomic DNA:
CGCCCCTGATCCGGCAGGGCTACCTGGTGCGTGAGCAGCGTCGTTGTGAGGACAAGGTTTCCTCAGCTGGTTCTGGCCCCAAGGAGCTTCCCCAGGCCTTGACCGCTGAGCAGCAGGACGTGGTTAAGGCCTACCAACACCTTTCTCCGGGGAGAGGACTACTGCTTTGGGGAATCACCGGCTCCGGCAAGACCGAGGTGTACCTCCAACTGGCTGCACAGGAGCTGGAGCGGGGCCGGCACGTCCTGCTGCTCACCCCCGAGATCGGATTGATCCCCCAACTCGTTGACCGTTGCCGCAAACGCTTCGGCTCGCGCGTCGTGGAATACCACAGCGGTTGTGGTGACGCCGAACGGGTTCGAACCTGGCGCCGCTGTCTTGCTGCCGAACAGGCGTTGGTGGTGGTGGGAACCCGCTCCGCTGTGTTCGTGCCTTTGAAGCCGCTGGGGCTGGTCGTTCTGGATGAGGAGCACGACAGCTCTTACAAGCAAGACGCACCCATGCCCTGTTATCACGCCCGGGACCTGGCTTTGGACCGGGTTGTGATGCAACAGGCACGGCTTGTGCTGGGTAGCGCTACGCCGTCGCTCGAGAGCTGGATTCAATCGGGCCCGGAAGGTGCCTTGACCTTGGTGCGCCTGACCGAGCGGATTTCCCGGCAGTCCCTACCTCCTGTGCATGTGATCGACATGCGCCATGAGCTGGCCGAAGGACATAAGCGTCTGGTCAGTCGCGCCTTGATGGATCGTCTTGCGGCGCTGCCGGAGCAGGGCGAACAGGCAGTGGTTTTGGTGCCTCGTCGTGGGTACAGCCCCTTTTTGAGCTGCCGCAGCTGCGGCGAGGTGGTGATGTGCCCCCACTGTGATGTGGCGCTCACCGTTCACCGCGGTCAGGCCGGACGTCAGTGGCTGCGCTGCCATTGGTGTGACCATCGTGAAGACCTGGAGAACCGTTGCAGTCACTGTGGTTCCACGGCTTTCAAACCCTTTGGGGCTGGGACGCAGAAGGTGTTGGAACTGCTCTCTCAGGAGCTCGAAGGCCTTCGTTTGCTCCGCTTTGACCGCGATTCCACCGGGGGGCGTGATGGCCATCGACGCCTGTTGGACCGTTTTGCTGCCGGAGAAGCCGACGTCTTGATCGGCACGCAGATGCTGGCCAAGGGCATGGATCTGCCGCGGGTCACCCTGGCGGCAGTGCTCGCGGCGGATGGGCTTCTGCATCGCCCCGATCTCCGCGCAGGAGAGCAGG
This region includes:
- the priA gene encoding primosomal protein N', whose protein sequence is MKSSEVCKVLSHSRRRVEVWLEAGREGRSFSYAADPSMGLMPGDLVRVRLRGRAMHGLVVAEREWAEQDPQELQPVESLLQRAAVDSDWYSWLERVADRCYLSVFRTLKAALPSGWIGQAGQRSLAGGRQMWWIQAQVPPDAVDPPTPRQQELLGWLEGQGEGAWQRDLVASGFGAQLLPPLIRQGYLVREQRRCEDKVSSAGSGPKELPQALTAEQQDVVKAYQHLSPGRGLLLWGITGSGKTEVYLQLAAQELERGRHVLLLTPEIGLIPQLVDRCRKRFGSRVVEYHSGCGDAERVRTWRRCLAAEQALVVVGTRSAVFVPLKPLGLVVLDEEHDSSYKQDAPMPCYHARDLALDRVVMQQARLVLGSATPSLESWIQSGPEGALTLVRLTERISRQSLPPVHVIDMRHELAEGHKRLVSRALMDRLAALPEQGEQAVVLVPRRGYSPFLSCRSCGEVVMCPHCDVALTVHRGQAGRQWLRCHWCDHREDLENRCSHCGSTAFKPFGAGTQKVLELLSQELEGLRLLRFDRDSTGGRDGHRRLLDRFAAGEADVLIGTQMLAKGMDLPRVTLAAVLAADGLLHRPDLRAGEQALQLLLQLAGRAGRGERPGQVLVQTYTPEHPVIQHLVDGRYEAFLSQEVALRKEAGLVPFSRACLLRLSGDSASKTATAAAVLAERIRPICQRQSWWLLGPAPAPVARVAGRSRWQLLLHGPVGSPLPLPPGQALWDGLPKGVALTVDPDPQQL